In Oryza sativa Japonica Group chromosome 11, ASM3414082v1, the following are encoded in one genomic region:
- the LOC107275275 gene encoding patatin-like protein 3: MSMISKEVLRENQDFKLGKPADYRHYLVISIGTGTATMAEKYTAPACAKWGVLRWLYDSGFTPLIDIFSHASADMVDIHASDDSLVGHTSSVDIATEENMEALIGIGKDLLKKPVARVNIDTGVHEPVDGEGTNEEALARFAKKLSEERRLRRNSLSSS; this comes from the exons ATGTCTATGATCAGCAAGGAGGTGTTGCGCGAGAACCAGGACTTCAAATTGGGTAAGCCAGCAGATTACAGGCACTACTTGGTGATCTCGATCgggacgggaacggcgacgatggcggagaAGTACACCGCACCGGCATGCGCGAAATGGGGTGTACTCCGGTGGCTCTACGACAGCGGCTTCACCCCACTCATCGACATCTTCAGCCATGCAAGTGCAGACATGGTCGACATCCATGCCTCC GACGATTCGCTGGTGGGGCACACGTCGTCGGTGGATATCGCGACGGAGGAGAACATGGAGGCACTGATCGGGATCGGCAAGGACCTTCTGAAGAAGCCAGTGGCGAGGGTGAACATAGACACTGGAGTACACGAGCCCGTCGATGGCGAGGGCACCAACGAGGAGGCACTCGCTCGCTTCGCTAAGAAGCTCTCAGAGGAGAGAAGGCTACGCAGAAACAGCCTCAGTTCCTCTTGA